From Solwaraspora sp. WMMD1047, the proteins below share one genomic window:
- the mdlC gene encoding benzoylformate decarboxylase: MATVRDITYDLLRALRLTTVFGNPGSTEEPFLGDFPADFTYVLALQEASAVAMADGYAQASNRPVHVNLHTAPGVGNGMGGLVTAWHNKTPLIVTAGQQSREMLLIEPRLTSVRATELAQPYVKWAYEPVRAQDIPAALMRAYATAVQPPTGPVLLSLPLDDWSQPAAGVPALRSLSTRYAPDPQRLREFAEALAASRNPVLVTGGGLDRGGGWPAAVALAERLRAPVWSAPASERVGFPESHRQFQGFLPFAIGPLAERLRGHDVVLVVGAPVFRYYPYLPGDYLPVGARLLHVTDDPDEAARAPVGDSLVADPELTCTALAGLLPVAHRPGPPARPATPVPEPGTPPSPDAFFAVLASAWPADAILVQEAPSSLSALRRQLRVNRPGSYFASASGGLGYGLPAAVGIALAERDSGRNRPVVAVIGDGSFQYSVQALWTAAQLSLPVVFLVLVNQQYAILKAFARLKRTPGVPGLDLPGLDIPAIARGFGCGAATVAAVADLPDALAAGLRADGPTVLAVPISTEVPALL, from the coding sequence ATGGCGACGGTACGGGACATCACCTACGACCTGCTTCGCGCGCTCCGGTTGACCACCGTCTTCGGCAACCCGGGTTCGACCGAGGAGCCGTTCCTCGGCGACTTCCCGGCCGACTTCACCTACGTGCTCGCCCTGCAGGAGGCCTCGGCGGTCGCGATGGCCGACGGTTACGCCCAGGCCAGCAACCGGCCGGTGCACGTCAACCTGCACACCGCGCCGGGCGTCGGCAACGGGATGGGCGGACTGGTGACCGCCTGGCACAACAAGACCCCGCTGATCGTCACCGCCGGTCAGCAGAGCCGGGAGATGCTGCTGATCGAGCCGCGGCTGACCAGCGTGCGGGCGACCGAGCTGGCCCAGCCGTACGTCAAGTGGGCCTACGAGCCGGTCCGGGCTCAGGACATTCCCGCCGCGCTGATGCGCGCCTACGCCACCGCGGTGCAGCCGCCGACCGGGCCGGTGCTGCTCTCCCTGCCGCTGGACGACTGGAGCCAACCCGCGGCCGGGGTGCCGGCGCTGCGCTCGCTGAGCACCCGGTACGCGCCGGACCCGCAACGGCTGCGCGAGTTCGCCGAGGCCCTGGCGGCCAGCCGGAACCCGGTCCTGGTCACCGGCGGCGGCCTGGACCGCGGCGGCGGTTGGCCGGCCGCGGTGGCGCTGGCCGAACGGCTGCGGGCGCCGGTCTGGTCGGCCCCGGCGTCCGAGCGGGTCGGCTTTCCGGAAAGCCACCGGCAGTTCCAGGGCTTCCTGCCGTTCGCGATCGGACCGTTGGCCGAGCGACTGCGCGGACACGACGTGGTGCTGGTGGTCGGCGCGCCGGTGTTCCGGTACTACCCGTACCTCCCGGGGGACTACCTGCCGGTCGGCGCCCGGCTGCTGCACGTCACCGACGATCCGGACGAGGCTGCCCGGGCGCCGGTCGGGGACAGCCTGGTCGCCGATCCGGAGCTGACCTGCACCGCGCTGGCCGGGCTGCTGCCGGTGGCGCACCGGCCCGGGCCGCCCGCCCGCCCGGCCACCCCGGTCCCGGAACCGGGCACACCACCGTCGCCGGACGCGTTCTTCGCGGTGCTCGCCAGCGCCTGGCCAGCCGACGCGATCCTGGTCCAGGAGGCGCCGTCGAGCCTGTCAGCGCTGCGGCGCCAGCTCCGGGTCAACCGCCCGGGCTCCTATTTCGCCAGCGCCAGCGGCGGCCTCGGGTACGGGCTGCCCGCCGCGGTCGGCATCGCCCTGGCCGAGCGGGACAGCGGCCGGAACCGGCCGGTGGTGGCGGTGATCGGTGACGGCTCGTTCCAGTATTCGGTACAGGCGCTCTGGACCGCCGCCCAACTGTCCCTGCCGGTGGTCTTCCTGGTGCTGGTCAATCAGCAGTACGCGATCCTGAAGGCGTTCGCGCGCCTGAAGCGGACCCCCGGCGTGCCCGGCCTGGACCTGCCGGGCCTGGACATCCCCGCCATCGCCCGCGGGTTCGGCTGCGGGGCGGCGACGGTGGCGGCCGTGGCCGACCTGCCGGACGCCCTGGCCGCGGGGTTGCGGGCCGACGGCCCGACCGTGCTGGCGGTGCCGATCAGCACCGAGGTGCCGGCCCTGCTGTGA
- a CDS encoding TerC/Alx family metal homeostasis membrane protein — MTGMSISAAPGAVTAAEVSTVGSPTLWLVTIFGVLALLVLDFLVTRRPHEVSIREALGWSAFYIALPLAFAVFVWLRFGSGHGLDYLTGYLVEKSLSVDNLFVFMLLLAAFAVPTELAQRVLLFGITGALVLRAIFIALGAAALQTIDFAFLIFAAILIVTAVKLLRDAVTGHEKQIDVSSMRSVRLLRRFMPVVDRYHGTALTIRQDGRRALTPLALVVVAVLATDVVFAIDSVPAVFGITEDPYLVFVTNAFALLGLRALYFVLHAALSRLVHLSYGLAAILGLIGVKLALHWAHGIWPSVPEIPTLASLGAIVGILAVVTVTSLRVTRPPTDTPTGPPGPARSVAGD, encoded by the coding sequence ATGACCGGAATGTCGATCTCTGCCGCGCCGGGCGCGGTGACCGCCGCCGAGGTGTCGACGGTCGGCTCACCGACCCTGTGGCTGGTCACGATCTTCGGTGTGCTCGCGCTGCTGGTCCTGGACTTCCTGGTCACCCGGCGCCCGCACGAGGTCTCCATCCGGGAGGCGCTCGGCTGGTCGGCCTTCTACATCGCACTGCCGCTGGCGTTCGCGGTCTTCGTCTGGCTCCGCTTCGGCTCCGGCCACGGCCTGGACTACCTCACCGGCTACCTGGTGGAGAAGTCCCTGTCGGTGGACAACCTCTTCGTCTTCATGCTGCTGCTCGCCGCGTTCGCGGTGCCGACCGAACTGGCCCAGCGGGTGCTGCTGTTCGGGATCACCGGGGCGCTGGTGCTGCGGGCCATCTTCATCGCGCTCGGCGCCGCCGCGCTGCAGACCATCGACTTCGCGTTCCTGATCTTCGCCGCCATCCTGATCGTCACGGCGGTGAAGCTGCTCCGGGACGCGGTCACCGGGCACGAGAAGCAGATCGACGTCAGCTCGATGCGCTCGGTCCGGCTGCTGCGCCGGTTCATGCCGGTGGTCGACAGATACCACGGCACCGCCCTGACCATCCGGCAGGACGGTCGGCGGGCGCTGACCCCGCTGGCGCTGGTGGTGGTCGCGGTGCTCGCCACCGACGTGGTCTTCGCCATCGACTCGGTGCCGGCGGTCTTCGGGATCACCGAGGACCCGTACCTGGTCTTCGTGACGAACGCCTTCGCCCTGCTCGGCCTCCGGGCGCTCTACTTCGTGCTGCACGCCGCGCTGTCGCGGCTGGTACACCTCAGCTACGGCCTGGCGGCCATCCTCGGCCTGATCGGGGTCAAGCTGGCCCTGCACTGGGCGCACGGGATCTGGCCCTCGGTCCCCGAGATCCCCACCCTGGCCTCGCTCGGGGCGATCGTGGGAATCCTCGCGGTGGTCACCGTGACCAGCCTGCGGGTCACCCGGCCACCGACCGACACACCGACCGGCCCACCCGGCCCGGCCCGCTCCGTCGCCGGCGACTGA
- a CDS encoding DUF6510 family protein: protein MLAGPLREIFAMDVSAAVGRCASCGLTGPFAALRVYPHAPGLVARCPGCEHVVLRLVRTPTSAWLDLRGATFLRLPMPFDPPPTGAA from the coding sequence ATGCTCGCCGGGCCGCTGCGGGAGATCTTCGCGATGGATGTCTCCGCCGCCGTCGGACGCTGCGCGAGCTGCGGGCTCACCGGCCCGTTCGCCGCCCTGCGGGTCTATCCGCACGCGCCCGGACTGGTGGCCCGCTGCCCCGGCTGCGAGCACGTCGTGCTGCGGCTGGTCCGGACGCCGACCAGCGCCTGGCTGGACCTGCGCGGCGCCACCTTCCTGCGGCTGCCGATGCCGTTCGACCCGCCCCCGACCGGAGCGGCCTGA
- a CDS encoding DUF1345 domain-containing protein, with protein sequence MAGVGVCAGLLVAAVSSPALGPLAGWDAAALVYLVWVWRTIWPLTAEQTARLAVRADPNRALRDALLLAACLASLVGVGLVLATAGSIRGRSEQVHVGLGILSVLISWTVIHTVFTTRYARLYYTGADGGIDFNQSAPPRYSDFAYVSLTVGTTFQISDTNLTSNEMRVTALFHGLLSYLFGAVIIAVTVNLLAGLAP encoded by the coding sequence ATGGCCGGCGTCGGCGTCTGCGCCGGCCTGCTGGTCGCGGCGGTCAGCTCCCCGGCCCTCGGCCCGCTGGCGGGCTGGGACGCCGCCGCGCTTGTCTACCTGGTCTGGGTCTGGCGCACGATCTGGCCGCTGACCGCCGAGCAGACCGCACGGCTGGCGGTCCGGGCGGACCCGAACCGCGCGCTGCGCGACGCGCTGCTGCTGGCCGCCTGCCTGGCGAGCCTGGTGGGGGTGGGGCTGGTCCTGGCGACCGCCGGTTCGATCCGGGGCCGGTCCGAGCAGGTGCACGTCGGGCTGGGCATCCTCAGTGTGCTGATCTCGTGGACGGTGATCCACACCGTCTTTACAACCCGGTATGCCCGGCTCTACTACACCGGCGCCGACGGCGGGATCGACTTCAACCAGTCGGCGCCGCCGCGCTACTCGGATTTCGCGTACGTGTCGCTGACGGTCGGGACGACGTTCCAGATCTCCGACACGAACCTGACGAGCAACGAGATGCGGGTGACGGCGCTCTTCCACGGCCTGCTGTCGTATCTGTTCGGCGCGGTCATCATCGCGGTGACCGTCAACCTGCTGGCCGGGCTGGCACCGTGA
- a CDS encoding glycosyltransferase, whose amino-acid sequence MGRDAGPAPGSTERRRRPGSWRLTGTPSPAHSERLGRIVGLRVLRVPGIRRALVLAGSVDRLRDLAAAPAGLIPLRSALIVVAWWRPSRRGWCGVVDPLPGMLGHRVSRPRLPRGPATAKVRLARPTALREIVRAVLPAFGPGRPLPGPASAAWTAQDVLPAYLPAEPGSSVILGELPDSPDIRAHDVVLSAADQRLAADDDRPRSAAGGAGTHGDGGTGDVDSRYAVGFRAGRHALVLPRPAVLVDARRINPRGRRAAAYRPDNSPARLEFDPTGRAPRLARLVGAGPVRGSLDGPGLDAAALATLRGVGVVEVPAVPRTDPAGVAALLVQVAMTGAVLAVPELPAQVADLIAPELRELFALAPPVGGGLALEARSVRQRRAALRGHGTAFALPRATAGTFPELARPPTVSAVLATRRPEMLASAVGAILAQTYPELELVLCLHGIELPAGVRATLAAADRPVEIVRVPATASFGVALGAATRRCRGTLVTKFDDDDSYATEHVWDLVLARHYSGATLVGKGSEFVHLETLGATVRRPSGVPEADGDLVAGGTMLLAKGDLEAVGGWRPVPRSVDHGVIDRLRRAGAVIFRTHPLGYIYHRRESGHTWDPGQQYFLETAYARWPGIPPDAYGEPWPPPVGPAAPDGPDGSAVGGLPAVVGPGPVA is encoded by the coding sequence GTGGGGAGGGACGCCGGGCCGGCGCCGGGCAGCACCGAGCGGCGGCGACGGCCGGGGAGTTGGCGACTCACCGGTACACCGTCACCGGCCCACAGCGAGCGGCTCGGCCGGATCGTCGGACTGCGCGTGCTGCGGGTGCCCGGCATCCGCCGGGCGCTGGTGCTCGCGGGCTCGGTGGACCGGCTGCGCGACCTCGCGGCGGCCCCGGCCGGGCTGATTCCGCTCCGCTCGGCGCTGATCGTGGTGGCCTGGTGGCGCCCGTCCCGCCGCGGCTGGTGCGGCGTGGTCGACCCGCTGCCCGGGATGCTCGGGCACCGGGTCTCCCGACCGAGGCTGCCGCGCGGCCCGGCGACCGCGAAGGTCCGGCTCGCCCGACCGACCGCGCTGCGCGAGATCGTCCGGGCCGTCCTGCCGGCGTTCGGTCCCGGCCGGCCGCTGCCGGGGCCGGCCAGCGCGGCGTGGACCGCCCAGGACGTGCTGCCGGCCTACCTGCCTGCCGAGCCGGGTAGCTCGGTGATCCTCGGTGAGCTGCCGGACAGCCCGGACATCCGCGCCCACGACGTGGTGCTGTCCGCCGCTGACCAGCGCCTCGCCGCCGATGACGACCGCCCGCGGTCCGCCGCCGGTGGCGCCGGCACGCACGGCGACGGCGGAACCGGCGACGTGGATTCCCGGTACGCGGTCGGTTTTCGCGCCGGCCGACACGCGCTGGTGCTGCCGCGGCCGGCGGTCCTGGTCGACGCCCGCCGGATCAACCCGCGCGGTCGGCGGGCCGCCGCCTACCGGCCGGACAACTCCCCGGCCCGGCTGGAGTTCGACCCGACCGGCCGGGCCCCCCGGCTGGCCCGGCTGGTCGGGGCCGGTCCGGTCCGGGGGTCGCTGGACGGGCCTGGCCTGGACGCCGCCGCCCTGGCCACGCTGCGCGGGGTCGGAGTGGTCGAGGTCCCGGCCGTACCCCGGACCGACCCGGCCGGTGTCGCGGCGCTGCTGGTGCAGGTGGCGATGACCGGCGCCGTGCTCGCCGTACCCGAACTGCCGGCGCAGGTCGCCGACCTGATCGCACCGGAGCTGCGGGAGTTGTTCGCACTCGCGCCGCCGGTCGGCGGTGGGCTCGCGCTGGAGGCGCGCAGCGTGCGTCAGCGCCGGGCGGCGCTGCGTGGGCACGGCACCGCGTTCGCGCTGCCCCGGGCCACGGCCGGGACCTTCCCGGAACTGGCCCGACCGCCGACGGTCAGCGCGGTGCTGGCCACCCGACGGCCGGAGATGCTCGCCTCCGCCGTCGGCGCGATCCTGGCCCAGACGTACCCGGAACTGGAGCTCGTGCTCTGCCTGCACGGTATCGAGCTGCCGGCCGGGGTACGGGCCACGCTGGCGGCCGCCGACCGTCCGGTGGAGATCGTCCGGGTGCCGGCGACCGCCAGCTTCGGCGTCGCGCTGGGTGCGGCGACCCGCCGCTGCCGCGGCACTCTGGTGACCAAGTTCGACGACGACGACAGCTACGCCACCGAGCACGTGTGGGACCTGGTACTGGCCCGGCACTACTCCGGCGCGACGCTGGTCGGCAAGGGCAGCGAGTTCGTCCACCTGGAGACCCTCGGCGCCACCGTCCGCCGTCCGTCCGGGGTGCCGGAGGCGGACGGGGACCTGGTCGCCGGCGGCACCATGCTGCTGGCCAAGGGTGACCTGGAGGCGGTCGGCGGCTGGCGGCCGGTGCCCCGATCGGTCGACCACGGCGTGATCGACCGGCTGCGCCGGGCCGGTGCGGTGATCTTCCGCACCCACCCGCTCGGCTACATCTACCACCGTCGCGAGTCCGGGCACACCTGGGACCCGGGTCAGCAGTACTTCCTGGAGACGGCGTACGCGCGGTGGCCGGGAATCCCGCCCGACGCGTACGGCGAGCCCTGGCCGCCGCCGGTCGGGCCGGCCGCACCGGACGGTCCCGACGGTTCGGCGGTGGGCGGGCTACCCGCCGTTGTCGGCCCGGGTCCGGTGGCCTAA
- a CDS encoding pirin family protein has translation MVPPDRADGPDPTPAEPTSVLLAGHDVPLGRYTTVRRLLPQRRRRMIGAWCFVDHFGPDDVAGRPGMQIPPHPHTGLQTVTWLVEGEILHRDSLGNRQSIRPGQLNVMTAGRGIAHSEQSPPDHPPVVHGLQLWVAMPDAARLGPPRFAHHADLPVVGDADLTATVLVGELAGASSPAVVHTPLVGAEVRLPADGGVARLPLAVGFEHGVLVMSGSAEVAGVRLTPGSLLHLGPGRREVGLRGLTDARLALLGGEPFDEPLVMWWNFVGRSHEEIVEARSDWMAGRRFGAVTEDPADRLPAPPMPTTRLKARDRHGNGPG, from the coding sequence ATCGTGCCCCCCGACCGGGCCGACGGTCCGGATCCGACCCCCGCCGAACCCACGAGCGTCCTGCTCGCCGGGCACGACGTGCCGCTGGGCCGCTACACCACCGTTCGCCGGCTGCTGCCGCAGCGCCGGCGGCGCATGATCGGCGCGTGGTGCTTCGTGGACCATTTCGGGCCCGACGACGTCGCCGGTCGGCCGGGTATGCAGATTCCTCCGCATCCGCACACCGGCCTGCAGACCGTCACCTGGCTGGTCGAGGGGGAGATCCTGCACCGGGACAGTCTCGGCAACCGGCAGTCGATCCGGCCGGGGCAGCTCAATGTGATGACGGCCGGGCGGGGGATCGCCCACTCGGAGCAGTCCCCACCCGACCACCCGCCGGTGGTGCACGGGCTCCAGTTGTGGGTCGCGATGCCGGACGCGGCCCGGCTCGGCCCGCCCCGGTTCGCCCACCACGCCGACCTGCCGGTGGTGGGGGACGCGGACCTGACCGCGACGGTGCTGGTCGGCGAGCTGGCCGGGGCGTCCTCGCCGGCCGTCGTGCACACCCCGCTGGTCGGCGCCGAGGTGCGGCTGCCGGCCGACGGTGGCGTGGCCCGGCTGCCGCTGGCGGTCGGATTCGAGCACGGCGTGTTGGTGATGTCCGGCTCCGCCGAGGTGGCCGGGGTCCGCCTGACGCCGGGATCACTGCTGCATCTCGGGCCGGGGCGCCGCGAGGTCGGGCTTCGCGGGCTGACCGATGCCCGGCTCGCGCTGCTGGGCGGCGAGCCGTTCGACGAGCCGCTGGTGATGTGGTGGAACTTCGTCGGCCGGTCGCACGAGGAGATCGTCGAGGCGCGGTCCGACTGGATGGCCGGCCGGCGGTTCGGTGCCGTCACCGAGGATCCGGCGGATCGGCTGCCGGCGCCGCCGATGCCGACGACCCGGCTCAAGGCGCGCGACCGGCACGGAAACGGCCCGGGCTGA
- a CDS encoding glycosyltransferase family 2 protein, with protein sequence MLCDGRTDADGPKIDAEGLGMTLLSLIVPVYRVEEYLERCLDSIFAQAYTGRVAGELEVIAVDDASDDGSAKILAWYADRHPQLRVVSLDRNGGLGAARNVGIGRATGRYLWCVDSDDWLPDGTLAAVADRLLATAPDLLVTGYSRVYPDGRAEPHRVTAAGADLPDTFTFVEQPGLLDVLWIACNKVIRREFLAGTGLRFGPGWYEDVAFVVPVMLAAERISLLDRDCYAYRQRAAGAITQTVSDRHFEVFDQWRRVFEFMDGRPGEYDPLRVLIFQRMIWHCFQVLGHRSRVPSARRREFFATLTRQYHRYLPPGGCPAPPGNDGVKQRLVAVGAYRLFETLMTAWQVGGGLARIGRRPPAATPVGQVPARVR encoded by the coding sequence ATGCTGTGCGACGGCCGGACCGACGCGGATGGCCCGAAGATCGACGCGGAGGGGCTGGGGATGACCCTGTTGAGCCTGATCGTCCCGGTGTACCGGGTCGAGGAGTACCTCGAACGCTGCCTCGACTCGATCTTCGCCCAGGCGTACACCGGTCGGGTGGCGGGGGAACTGGAGGTGATCGCGGTCGACGACGCCTCCGACGACGGGTCGGCCAAGATCCTGGCCTGGTACGCCGACCGCCACCCGCAGCTGCGGGTGGTCAGCCTCGACCGCAACGGCGGGCTCGGCGCCGCCCGCAACGTCGGCATCGGCCGGGCCACCGGTCGCTACCTGTGGTGCGTCGACAGCGACGACTGGCTGCCCGACGGGACCCTGGCGGCGGTCGCCGACCGCCTGCTGGCGACGGCGCCGGACCTGCTCGTCACCGGGTACTCCCGGGTGTACCCGGACGGCCGGGCCGAACCCCACCGGGTCACCGCGGCCGGCGCCGACCTGCCGGACACCTTCACCTTCGTCGAGCAGCCCGGCCTGCTCGACGTGCTCTGGATCGCCTGCAACAAGGTGATCCGCCGGGAGTTCCTGGCCGGCACCGGGCTGCGGTTCGGCCCCGGCTGGTACGAGGACGTCGCGTTCGTCGTACCGGTGATGCTGGCCGCCGAGCGGATCAGCCTGCTCGACCGGGACTGTTACGCCTACCGGCAGCGCGCCGCCGGGGCGATCACCCAGACGGTGAGCGACCGGCACTTCGAGGTATTCGACCAGTGGCGCCGGGTCTTCGAGTTCATGGACGGACGACCCGGCGAGTACGACCCGCTGCGGGTACTGATCTTCCAGCGGATGATCTGGCACTGCTTCCAGGTCCTCGGCCACCGCAGTCGGGTGCCGAGCGCCCGGCGCCGGGAGTTCTTCGCCACGCTGACCCGGCAGTACCACCGGTACCTACCGCCGGGCGGCTGCCCGGCGCCGCCCGGCAACGACGGGGTCAAGCAACGGCTGGTGGCGGTCGGCGCCTATCGTCTCTTCGAAACCCTGATGACGGCCTGGCAGGTGGGCGGCGGACTCGCCCGGATCGGCCGACGGCCACCGGCCGCCACCCCGGTCGGGCAGGTCCCGGCCCGGGTGCGCTGA
- a CDS encoding sulfite oxidase-like oxidoreductase, producing MGIVSPGFQGRRRSTAETLPPGQYLTEDFPVLSAGPTPRVPTDSWEFVITTETGEEHRWTWPDLMDLPVETPTVDIHCVTRWSKRDTTWQGVSLDTLLADVDTAADYALVHSYGGYTTNLPLDDLRDGQAWVAHRFEGAELAPEHGGPARLLVPHLYFWKSAKWVRGIRLMLTDEPGFWETAGYHDYGDPWREQRYQGD from the coding sequence ATGGGCATCGTGTCGCCGGGCTTCCAGGGCAGACGCCGGTCAACCGCGGAGACGCTACCGCCGGGCCAGTATCTGACCGAGGACTTCCCGGTGCTGTCGGCCGGCCCCACCCCGCGGGTGCCGACCGACAGCTGGGAGTTCGTGATCACCACCGAGACCGGTGAGGAACACCGGTGGACCTGGCCCGACCTGATGGATCTGCCGGTCGAGACGCCGACGGTGGACATCCACTGCGTGACCCGGTGGTCCAAGCGGGACACCACCTGGCAGGGGGTGTCGCTGGACACGCTGCTGGCCGACGTGGACACCGCGGCCGACTACGCGCTGGTCCACTCGTACGGCGGTTACACCACCAACCTGCCGCTGGACGACCTGCGCGACGGTCAGGCCTGGGTGGCGCACCGCTTCGAGGGTGCCGAGCTGGCTCCCGAGCACGGCGGCCCGGCCCGGCTGCTGGTGCCGCACCTGTACTTCTGGAAGTCGGCCAAGTGGGTGCGGGGCATCCGGCTGATGCTCACCGACGAGCCCGGGTTCTGGGAGACCGCCGGCTACCACGACTACGGAGACCCATGGCGCGAGCAGCGGTATCAGGGGGACTGA
- a CDS encoding DUF2795 domain-containing protein, which translates to MVSDADVLRHLSAADYPAHRDDLVRTAERAGAPPDVLRALRAMPPVEYGNSGEVARSARTAAAPEETPAAAAAKARNRHQRVAQHLRGI; encoded by the coding sequence ATGGTGAGCGACGCGGACGTACTGCGGCATCTGTCAGCGGCCGACTACCCGGCCCACCGGGACGACCTGGTACGCACGGCGGAGCGGGCCGGCGCCCCACCCGACGTGCTACGCGCCCTGCGGGCGATGCCTCCGGTGGAGTACGGCAACTCCGGCGAGGTGGCCCGCTCCGCCCGGACCGCCGCGGCACCCGAGGAGACCCCGGCCGCCGCCGCCGCGAAGGCCCGGAACCGCCACCAGCGCGTCGCCCAGCACCTGCGCGGGATCTGA
- a CDS encoding ferredoxin reductase, which translates to MARAAVSGGLTGTGGGPPKRAGWRVARLVDRRAETPTAQTLVLSVPGWPGHLAGQHVDIRLTAEDGYRAERSYSIAGPADGDRIEVTVQRVPDGEVSGYLCDVFAVGDQVEVRGPLGGWFVWRPTEPAPVLLAAGGSGIVPLMAMLRARRAAGSRVPFRLIYSVRTGRDVYYADELRRRVRDDLGLDVTYVYTRQAPPGWPGEPHRVGVADVNSNGWPPELEPACFVCGPTGFVESVADILTALGHDPRRVRTERFGPTGG; encoded by the coding sequence ATGGCGCGAGCAGCGGTATCAGGGGGACTGACGGGTACCGGCGGTGGCCCGCCGAAGCGGGCCGGCTGGCGGGTCGCCCGGCTCGTGGACCGGCGCGCCGAGACGCCCACCGCGCAGACCCTGGTCCTGTCGGTGCCCGGCTGGCCGGGACACCTGGCCGGCCAGCACGTCGACATCCGGTTGACCGCCGAGGACGGCTACCGGGCCGAGCGGTCGTACTCGATCGCCGGCCCGGCCGACGGGGACCGGATCGAGGTGACCGTGCAGCGGGTGCCGGACGGCGAGGTGTCCGGCTACCTCTGCGACGTCTTCGCGGTCGGCGACCAGGTCGAGGTCCGCGGTCCGCTCGGCGGCTGGTTCGTCTGGCGGCCGACGGAGCCGGCCCCGGTGCTGCTGGCCGCCGGCGGCTCGGGCATCGTGCCGCTGATGGCGATGCTGCGGGCCCGGCGGGCCGCCGGCAGCCGGGTGCCGTTCCGGCTGATCTACTCGGTCCGCACCGGGCGGGATGTCTACTACGCCGACGAGCTGCGCCGCCGGGTCCGGGACGACCTGGGCCTGGACGTGACGTACGTCTACACCCGGCAGGCCCCGCCGGGGTGGCCGGGCGAGCCGCACCGGGTCGGGGTCGCCGACGTCAACAGCAACGGCTGGCCGCCGGAGCTGGAACCCGCCTGTTTCGTCTGCGGGCCGACCGGCTTCGTCGAGTCGGTCGCCGACATCCTGACCGCGCTCGGTCACGACCCCCGCCGGGTACGCACCGAGCGGTTCGGACCCACCGGAGGCTGA
- a CDS encoding FAD-dependent oxidoreductase yields the protein MAKPRVVIVGAGFAGYHAAKKLARIARGRAEIVLLNPTDYFLYVPLLPEVAAGVIGPTRVTIPLAGTLSGVRVVIGAATGVDLRARRVDYTAAEGQPARLDYDRLVLAVGSVNKLLPIPGLTKHAHGFRGLPEAVYLHDHVVRQIELAEAADDPREQWAHSTFVVVGAGYTGTEVAALGQLFTDQLARQHPRLPIRPRWLLLDVAGRVLPELDRRMSETADEVLRRRGVDVRMGCSVREAVAAGVRLTDGDFVATRSLVWCVGVRPDPLVAGLGLPTERGRLVVDEFLGVPGFPEVFACGDAAAVPDLLHPGQLTGMTAQHAQRQGRLAAHNVAASFGHGRRRAYRHPNLGFVVDLGGIDAAANPFGVALSGLPAKAVTRGYHLLVMPGNRARVAADWALDATQSRQAVQLGLVPARAVPLENEAPEVPVGALS from the coding sequence ATGGCGAAACCACGCGTGGTGATCGTGGGGGCTGGCTTCGCCGGCTACCACGCGGCGAAGAAGCTGGCCCGGATCGCCCGGGGCCGGGCGGAGATCGTCCTGCTCAATCCGACCGACTACTTCCTCTACGTCCCGCTGCTGCCGGAGGTGGCGGCCGGTGTGATCGGACCGACCCGGGTCACCATCCCGCTCGCCGGAACGCTGTCCGGGGTCCGGGTGGTGATCGGCGCCGCGACCGGGGTGGACCTGCGCGCCCGCCGGGTCGACTACACCGCCGCCGAGGGCCAGCCGGCGCGGCTGGACTACGACCGGCTGGTGCTGGCGGTCGGCAGCGTCAACAAGCTGCTCCCCATTCCCGGGCTGACCAAGCACGCGCACGGTTTCCGGGGCCTGCCCGAGGCCGTCTACCTGCACGACCACGTGGTACGCCAGATCGAGCTGGCCGAGGCCGCCGACGACCCGCGGGAGCAGTGGGCGCACAGCACCTTCGTGGTGGTGGGTGCCGGCTACACCGGAACCGAGGTGGCCGCCCTCGGCCAGCTCTTCACCGACCAGTTGGCCCGCCAGCACCCACGGCTGCCGATCCGCCCCCGCTGGTTGCTGCTCGACGTGGCCGGCCGGGTACTGCCGGAGCTGGACCGGCGGATGTCCGAGACGGCCGACGAGGTGCTGCGCCGGCGCGGGGTCGACGTGCGGATGGGCTGCTCGGTCCGGGAGGCGGTGGCGGCCGGGGTACGGCTCACCGACGGCGACTTCGTCGCCACCCGGTCGTTGGTCTGGTGCGTCGGGGTGCGGCCCGATCCACTTGTCGCCGGCCTGGGTCTGCCCACCGAGCGGGGCCGGCTGGTGGTCGACGAGTTCCTCGGCGTACCGGGCTTCCCGGAGGTCTTCGCCTGCGGCGACGCGGCCGCCGTACCGGATCTGCTGCATCCCGGGCAGCTGACCGGCATGACCGCCCAGCACGCCCAGCGGCAGGGCAGACTCGCCGCCCACAACGTGGCCGCCTCGTTCGGACACGGTCGCCGGCGTGCCTACCGGCATCCCAACCTCGGCTTCGTCGTGGACCTCGGCGGCATCGACGCGGCCGCCAACCCGTTCGGGGTGGCTCTGTCGGGGCTGCCGGCCAAGGCGGTGACCCGCGGCTACCACCTGCTGGTGATGCCGGGCAACCGGGCCCGGGTGGCCGCCGACTGGGCCCTCGACGCGACCCAGTCCCGGCAGGCCGTCCAGCTCGGCCTGGTGCCGGCCCGGGCGGTGCCGTTGGAGAACGAGGCACCGGAGGTGCCGGTCGGCGCACTGAGCTGA